In the genome of Saprospira sp. CCB-QB6, one region contains:
- a CDS encoding RNA polymerase sigma factor, producing MDFALNISSKKERDQTAKEQEAQLIQACLEEKRWAQKELYERFYGRMLGVCLRYSNNSEDARDILNEGYIKVFRYLHRYKIGTSLDAWIRRIMINTSIDFYRKAIRHRSEDIETAQHKISEDADAVSRYSAKEIMAVIQKLPPSYRAVFNLYAIEGFSHREVAEKLDITESTSRSNLVKARAKLREYIKQLYH from the coding sequence ATGGATTTTGCCTTAAATATATCTTCCAAAAAAGAGCGCGACCAGACGGCCAAAGAGCAAGAGGCGCAGCTCATCCAAGCCTGCTTAGAGGAAAAGCGTTGGGCCCAAAAAGAACTTTACGAACGGTTCTATGGGCGCATGCTGGGGGTTTGTCTCCGCTATTCCAATAATAGCGAAGATGCCCGCGACATTCTAAATGAAGGCTATATTAAAGTGTTCCGCTACCTGCATCGCTATAAAATAGGGACCTCCCTAGATGCTTGGATTAGACGGATTATGATTAACACCTCTATTGATTTTTACCGCAAGGCCATTCGCCACCGTAGCGAAGATATAGAAACGGCCCAGCACAAAATCTCTGAGGATGCCGATGCGGTAAGCCGCTATTCCGCCAAAGAAATTATGGCCGTGATCCAAAAACTGCCCCCCTCCTATCGGGCCGTTTTTAACCTCTATGCCATAGAAGGTTTTTCCCATAGAGAAGTGGCCGAAAAACTTGATATAACGGAAAGTACTTCCCGATCCAACTTAGTGAAGGCCAGAGCCAAACTAAGAGAATACATTAAACAATTATATCACTAA
- a CDS encoding 3-phosphoshikimate 1-carboxyvinyltransferase: protein MPKDRLLQAPKTLAAAQYIQLNSSKSISNRLLIIQAIMDQLAPNKSLSKAKDSQTLLRLLQQEDQEILDAGDAGTSFRFLTAYLCLNDKKQVLTGSARMLERPIGPLVDALRSLGAQIDYLGQEGYPPLQIGRAQWTESSEMPSLSIDGGISSQYISALLLIAPALPQGLRLQLTGEIISMPYIQMTLGLMERFGIDYLQAGKSFLIEPQDYQAPAEEFVIEGDWSAAAYYYALVALAPLGFELRLGQLQKNSLQGDAIVAELLEELGVSTEFLAKGEVRLKKIENPLPSSLKYDCRHYPDLAQTLMAIAAGLNIPCQIFGLQSLRIKETDRLAAMKAELEKLGAEVEIGPDWMNIKSGLKLQPKKPLIRTYKDHRMAMALAPLALLLGPLKFEQPEVVAKSYPAFWTDLAQLGFKLG, encoded by the coding sequence ATGCCCAAAGATCGACTCTTACAGGCGCCCAAAACCTTGGCCGCTGCTCAATATATACAGCTCAATAGCTCCAAAAGCATTAGTAACCGCCTCTTGATTATTCAGGCGATTATGGACCAATTGGCCCCCAACAAAAGCTTGTCTAAGGCTAAGGATAGTCAAACCTTGCTCCGCCTCCTCCAACAAGAAGATCAAGAAATTTTGGATGCTGGAGATGCGGGGACCAGCTTCCGCTTCCTTACGGCTTATCTTTGCTTGAACGATAAAAAGCAGGTTCTGACAGGCTCCGCCCGCATGCTTGAGCGCCCAATTGGTCCCTTGGTAGATGCTCTACGCAGCCTAGGCGCTCAAATTGATTATTTGGGCCAAGAGGGCTATCCGCCCTTACAAATTGGGCGCGCTCAATGGACGGAAAGCAGTGAAATGCCCAGCTTGAGTATAGATGGCGGTATCAGCAGCCAATATATTTCGGCCCTCTTGCTAATTGCGCCAGCTCTCCCCCAAGGGCTAAGGCTACAACTTACAGGCGAAATCATTTCTATGCCCTATATACAAATGACTTTGGGCCTGATGGAGCGCTTTGGCATTGACTACCTACAGGCGGGCAAAAGCTTTTTGATTGAGCCCCAAGACTACCAAGCTCCAGCAGAAGAATTTGTGATAGAAGGCGACTGGTCCGCTGCGGCCTATTATTATGCTTTAGTGGCTTTGGCCCCCCTTGGTTTTGAATTGCGATTGGGCCAACTGCAAAAAAACTCTTTACAAGGAGATGCTATTGTTGCTGAGCTTTTAGAAGAATTGGGCGTAAGTACAGAATTTTTAGCTAAGGGAGAAGTACGACTCAAGAAAATAGAAAACCCCCTACCTTCCTCTTTGAAATATGATTGTCGACATTATCCAGATTTGGCCCAAACCCTAATGGCCATAGCTGCGGGATTAAACATTCCCTGTCAGATTTTTGGACTTCAAAGTTTGCGCATCAAAGAAACGGATCGTTTGGCGGCTATGAAGGCCGAGTTAGAAAAGTTGGGGGCGGAGGTAGAAATTGGTCCAGATTGGATGAATATTAAGTCGGGCCTAAAGCTGCAGCCTAAAAAGCCCCTCATTCGCACTTACAAAGATCATCGGATGGCGATGGCCTTAGCGCCTTTGGCCCTTTTGCTTGGTCCCTTAAAGTTTGAGCAGCCAGAGGTGGTCGCTAAATCTTATCCTGCTTTTTGGACCGATTTGGCCCAGCTAGGCTTTAAACTCGGCTAA
- the porG gene encoding type IX secretion system protein PorG — MKKLSLFFLALSFPFFVQAQHSWARPYFEVGAQLGTSSYSGELVNSMLDTKHLHLAGGIFARYNLNQYLNFRLQASYGNISGNDQDSKELRNQIRNLHFRSHIFEGALMAEINFMGYHTMGHKKLFSPYAFIGLGVFNYNPKAKHFDPNRDDEWVELQPLATEGQGNPNLPNRTAYELTQLSIPMGLGVKFAIHSHLNIGFEIGFRKTFTDYLDDVSLSYPYDVTTNPATSLYDQTPYDAGQFGNLSEQQLMSDRTYEYLVNQSGGTFGADFPTQDAYDAAVAERGGQTTRGDKAQDWYLITGVTISYNFIDNGLVGSRKRRRKRQGCKSARF, encoded by the coding sequence ATGAAAAAACTATCACTCTTCTTTTTAGCGCTTTCTTTTCCCTTTTTTGTTCAAGCCCAACACAGCTGGGCCCGGCCCTACTTTGAGGTGGGGGCCCAACTAGGGACCTCTAGCTATTCGGGCGAGCTAGTCAATTCTATGCTCGATACCAAGCACCTCCATTTGGCTGGGGGGATTTTTGCCCGCTACAACCTCAACCAATACCTTAATTTTAGGTTGCAAGCTAGCTACGGCAATATTTCGGGCAATGATCAAGACTCTAAAGAGTTGCGCAACCAAATTCGCAACCTACACTTCCGCTCTCATATCTTTGAGGGCGCATTGATGGCCGAAATCAACTTTATGGGCTACCATACTATGGGCCACAAGAAATTGTTTTCTCCCTATGCTTTTATCGGTTTGGGCGTGTTTAACTACAACCCCAAAGCCAAGCATTTTGACCCCAACCGAGATGACGAATGGGTAGAACTTCAACCTTTGGCTACAGAAGGACAAGGCAACCCCAATCTCCCTAACCGAACTGCTTATGAACTTACGCAGCTTTCTATTCCGATGGGCTTGGGCGTAAAGTTCGCCATTCATAGCCACCTCAATATTGGCTTCGAGATTGGCTTCCGCAAAACCTTTACAGATTATCTAGATGATGTCTCTTTGAGCTATCCCTATGATGTTACAACCAATCCAGCTACTTCTCTCTACGATCAAACTCCTTATGATGCAGGGCAATTTGGCAACCTCTCTGAGCAACAACTAATGTCGGATCGCACCTATGAGTATTTGGTCAATCAAAGTGGGGGCACCTTTGGCGCCGATTTCCCCACTCAAGATGCTTATGATGCCGCTGTAGCCGAAAGGGGCGGACAAACTACGCGTGGAGATAAGGCCCAAGATTGGTATCTCATCACTGGCGTAACTATTTCTTACAACTTTATTGATAATGGCTTGGTGGGCTCTCGCAAGCGTCGCCGCAAGCGCCAGGGCTGTAAATCAGCCCGCTTCTAG
- a CDS encoding McrB family protein: MPIFSPYADLLRNLLPQLQTELAAIAAAEMPIFAKLLAHWADFRALPLLEEEEMQLLLQQWKKSKDWSDEFEDLAPHLQAAHLHLGLLLAQVQPQFAQKLQLQGSGQGLSLWPMQLSFWAEQLLLYKRDGNAKALSASGQLLITYLEQPLQRLPIFRQKALADILDTFIGSEAKQTELLQLFGELGLSAQSPQNYPLLLAQLLFLPTIRELWDKQYYQIRADKTEDWEESQLIYHQEKERPLNQLYYGPSACGKTRAARLEALSICEGLPLAQIQQLSAKDIEDRLEEQREAGHLAILAFHPSMSYEDFMEGIKPKMQANQLTYVLEEGLFKRIAKAALAQPLKRFVLFIDELNRAAVGQVFGELLSLLSPENRLGGTEPLHIQLPYSKETFALPNNLYIIATMNEGDRSLHSLDWALRRRFHAISLRPQPQLLGQCQGIDLNQLLTSLNQRIRLHFSAAQELGHGYFLGIRQLEELQQCFEQQILPLLESYAYGQIELLGPVLGQGFIERRRLSYHLPFYGENREEERFSYHFKPFPLSIKAYENLYE, encoded by the coding sequence ATGCCCATTTTTAGTCCTTATGCGGACTTACTCCGCAATTTACTCCCTCAATTACAGACTGAGCTTGCTGCCATAGCTGCGGCAGAAATGCCTATTTTTGCTAAGTTATTGGCCCATTGGGCCGATTTCAGAGCCTTGCCTTTATTGGAAGAGGAGGAAATGCAGCTTTTGCTTCAGCAATGGAAAAAAAGCAAGGACTGGAGTGATGAATTTGAGGACTTAGCGCCTCATTTGCAGGCAGCACATTTACATTTAGGGCTTTTATTGGCTCAGGTGCAGCCTCAATTTGCGCAAAAGCTTCAATTGCAGGGGAGTGGGCAAGGCTTATCGCTTTGGCCTATGCAGCTTTCTTTTTGGGCCGAGCAGCTTCTTCTCTATAAGCGAGATGGGAATGCTAAGGCCTTATCGGCTTCTGGGCAGTTACTAATTACCTATTTGGAGCAGCCGCTGCAACGCTTGCCCATTTTTCGACAAAAAGCTTTAGCAGATATTTTAGACACCTTTATTGGTTCAGAGGCTAAACAGACTGAACTTCTGCAGTTATTTGGAGAATTAGGGCTTTCTGCTCAGTCGCCTCAGAACTACCCTTTACTTTTGGCCCAATTGCTCTTTTTGCCTACAATCCGAGAACTCTGGGATAAGCAATATTATCAAATTAGAGCGGACAAGACAGAGGATTGGGAAGAAAGCCAATTGATTTACCATCAGGAGAAAGAGCGGCCGCTCAATCAGCTTTATTATGGTCCTTCTGCTTGTGGCAAAACTCGGGCAGCGCGTTTAGAGGCCTTGAGCATTTGTGAGGGCTTGCCTTTGGCCCAAATACAGCAGCTTTCGGCCAAAGATATAGAAGATCGTTTGGAAGAGCAGCGAGAGGCAGGTCATTTGGCTATATTGGCTTTTCATCCGAGTATGAGTTATGAGGACTTTATGGAGGGAATTAAGCCGAAAATGCAGGCTAATCAATTGACTTATGTGTTGGAAGAAGGGCTTTTTAAGCGGATAGCAAAGGCAGCTTTGGCCCAACCGCTCAAGCGTTTTGTTCTCTTTATTGATGAATTGAATCGAGCGGCAGTGGGGCAAGTATTTGGGGAGTTACTCTCTTTGTTGAGTCCAGAAAACCGTTTGGGAGGAACAGAACCTTTACATATTCAATTGCCCTACTCTAAAGAGACTTTTGCTTTGCCCAACAACCTCTACATTATAGCGACGATGAATGAGGGGGATCGCAGTTTGCACAGTTTAGATTGGGCTTTGAGAAGGCGTTTTCATGCGATTTCCTTGCGGCCACAGCCGCAGCTATTGGGCCAATGCCAAGGAATAGATTTAAATCAATTGTTGACTTCGCTTAACCAACGGATACGCTTGCATTTTTCGGCCGCGCAGGAATTGGGGCATGGCTACTTTTTGGGTATTCGACAACTGGAGGAATTGCAGCAATGTTTTGAGCAACAAATACTCCCTTTATTAGAGAGTTATGCCTATGGTCAAATAGAATTATTAGGCCCCGTTTTGGGGCAGGGCTTCATTGAACGCCGTAGATTGAGTTATCATTTACCTTTTTATGGAGAAAATAGAGAAGAAGAACGCTTTAGTTATCATTTTAAACCCTTTCCTCTTTCTATTAAAGCCTATGAAAATTTATATGAGTAG
- a CDS encoding DUF4249 domain-containing protein — protein sequence MRNYLPFLACLLLLLGLMACEEEYTPEDVFDGPQLVVEGYVEYGPGALPPYVILTQSSAYMGDLSPERLAELFVHDADVRVSDGENEVQLTEFCLGDLAALDTAIAQSVAEFLGLGGISVTELEYCIYIDIFGFLNLSPLEIAPGRSYSLVVRAGDDSVSAVTTLVPLVSFDSLYYVNHPDYPDNDSLVELRASVTDPGGQENYYRIFTKRNDEPFYPLLGQSVTDDKIFDGRSGFEVPIQRGQSFISEFDFETAGYYWRGDTAVVRLGNIDYPHFRFWQTFEYSSGSQGPFGNYVRIESNIQGGLGVWGGLNYEDYELIIPQ from the coding sequence ATGCGAAATTATCTCCCTTTTTTGGCTTGCTTGCTACTTTTATTGGGCCTGATGGCCTGTGAGGAAGAGTACACTCCAGAGGATGTTTTTGATGGGCCTCAGTTGGTGGTGGAAGGTTATGTAGAGTATGGGCCGGGGGCTTTGCCTCCCTACGTTATTTTGACTCAAAGTTCGGCTTATATGGGCGATTTGAGTCCAGAACGCCTAGCTGAACTCTTTGTACATGATGCAGATGTTCGCGTATCGGATGGCGAGAATGAGGTGCAATTGACCGAGTTTTGTTTGGGCGATTTGGCGGCCTTAGATACAGCCATAGCGCAAAGCGTTGCTGAGTTTTTGGGTTTGGGGGGCATTTCTGTTACCGAATTGGAGTACTGTATTTACATAGATATTTTTGGCTTTCTAAATTTATCTCCTTTAGAGATTGCTCCTGGGCGGAGCTATAGCCTAGTCGTTCGAGCAGGAGATGATAGCGTTTCGGCGGTGACGACCTTAGTGCCTTTGGTGAGTTTTGATAGTCTGTATTATGTCAACCATCCCGATTATCCAGACAATGACTCTTTGGTCGAGTTGCGGGCCTCGGTTACAGACCCTGGGGGGCAGGAAAACTACTATCGCATTTTTACTAAGCGAAATGATGAGCCTTTTTATCCCCTTTTGGGGCAATCAGTTACAGACGATAAGATTTTTGATGGGCGTTCGGGTTTTGAGGTGCCTATACAACGGGGGCAGTCTTTTATTTCTGAGTTTGACTTTGAGACGGCGGGCTATTATTGGCGGGGAGATACCGCTGTAGTTCGGCTAGGGAATATTGATTATCCGCACTTTAGGTTTTGGCAAACCTTTGAGTATAGTTCGGGCAGTCAGGGTCCTTTTGGCAATTATGTCCGTATAGAATCCAATATTCAGGGGGGCTTAGGCGTTTGGGGAGGACTAAATTATGAGGATTATGAGTTGATTATTCCTCAATAA